A genome region from Panicum virgatum strain AP13 chromosome 4K, P.virgatum_v5, whole genome shotgun sequence includes the following:
- the LOC120703885 gene encoding fructose-bisphosphate aldolase 5, cytosolic-like yields the protein MSAFVGKYADELIKTAKFLATPGKGILASDESTGTIGKRLSSINLENVESNRQALRELLFTAPGVFDYLSGVILFEETLYQKTSDGTPFVDLLVAGGVVPGIKVDKGTVEIAGTNGETTTQGHDSLGARCAKYYAAGARFAKWRAVLKVGAAGEPSELAVRQNAEGLARYALLCQENGLVPIVEPEILTDGGHDIKTCAAATERVLAAVYKSLNDHKVLLEGTLLKTNMVTPGSDSPKVGVEVIAEYTVATLRRTVPPAVAGVVFLSGGQSEEEATQNLNAMNKLEVLRPWTLSFSFGRALQQSTLKKWLGKKENVAAAQAAFVARCKANSEATLGKYAGSGAGDAAASESLYVKGYKY from the exons ATGTCTGCTTTTGTGGGGAAATACGCAG ATGAGCTGATCAAGACGGCCAAGTTCCTCGCGACGCCGGGCAAGGGCATCCTGGCCTCCGACGAGTCGACGGGCACCATCGGCAAGCGCCTCTCCAGCATCAACCTCGAGAACGTCGAGTCCAACCGGCAGGCGCTCCGCGAGCTGCTCTTCACGGCGCCCGGCGTGTTCGACTACCTCTCCGGGGTCATCCTCTTCGAGGAGACCCTGTACCAGAAGACCTCCGACGGGACGCCGTTCGTGGacctgctcgtcgccggcggcgtggtccCGGGGATCAAGGTGGACAAGGGCACCGTCGAGATCGCGGGAACCAACGGCGAGACCACCACCCAGGGGCACGACTCCCTGGGCGCGCGCTGCGCCAAGTACtacgcggccggcgcgcgcttCGCCAAGTGGCGCGCCGTGCTCAAGGTCGGCGCTGCCGGGGAGCCGTCCGAGCTCGCCGTTCGGCAGAACGCCGAGGGGCTCGCGCGGTACGCGCTGCTCTGCCAGGAGAACGGCCTCGTCCCCATCGTCGAGCCCGAGATCCTCACCGACGGCGGCCACGACATCAagacctgcgccgccgccaccgagcgcgtcctcgccgccgtctaCAAGTCGCTCAACGACCACAAGGTCCTCCTCGAGGGCACCCTCCTCAAGACCAACATGGTCACCCCTGGCTCCGACAGCCCCAAG GTTGGCGTGGAGGTGATCGCGGAGTACACGGTGGCAACGCTGCGGCGCACGgtgccgccggcggtggccggggtggtgtTCCTGTCGGGCGGGcagagcgaggaggaggcgacgcAGAACCTGAACGCCATGAACAAGCTGGAGGTGCTCAGGCCCTGGAcgctctccttctccttcggcCGCGCGCTGCAGCAGAGCACCCTCAAGAAGTGGCTCGGCAAGAAGGAGaacgtcgccgccgcgcaggccgccttCGTCGCCCGGTGCAAGGCCAACTCCGAGGCCACGCTTGGCAAGTacgccggctccggcgccggggACGCCGCCGCATCCGAGAGCTTGTACGTCAAGGGGTACAAGTACTAA
- the LOC120703884 gene encoding E3 ubiquitin-protein ligase RGLG2-like: MGQKDSKPSYSYSYDYGNTSSGYTSRHAGNPTSSYSARYAPSSENNVQPETHARLQRKYSRIGDDYRSLSQVTEALAQAGLESSNLIVGIDFTKSNEWTGKMSFNRRCLHDIGSTPNPYEQAISIIGRTLSAFDEDNLIPCFGFGDASTHDQEVFSFYPENRPCNGFEEALERYREIVPTLRLAGPTSFAPIIETAVGIVDSTGGQYHVLLIIADGQVTRSVDTQYGQLSPQERDTIDAIVKASQFPLSIVLVGVGDGPWDMMHQFDDNIPARSFDNFQFVNFTEIMSKSIAAERKEAEFALSALMEIPEQYKATLDLQLLGRRHRITPRVALPPPTRNAYSRSTSFSQQSGVYSRSSSFDQQTSGFQQRSESLKQQQPAATRRPDTYAAESALEDRLLCPICMYKSKDLAFGCGHQTCYECGKILERCPLCQQNITTRIRLY; this comes from the exons ATGGGGCAAAAGGACTCCAAGCCTTCCTATAGCTACTCTTATGATTATGGCAATACTTCATCGGGGTATACTTCCAGGCATGCTGGAAATCCAACATCCAGTTATAGCGCGAGGTACGCCCCTTCTTCAGAGAACAATGTGCAGCCAGAAACACACGCCAGGTTGCAGAGGAAGTATTCAAGGATTGGTGATGACTACCGCTCTTTGAGTCAG GTGACTGAAGCTTTGGCACAAGCAGGCCTTGAATCTTCAAATCTTATTGTAGGCATTGATTTCACAAAGAGCAATGAATGGACAG GTAAAATGTCCTTCAATCGCCGCTGCCTGCATGATATTGGAAGCACTCCAAACCCATATGAACAAGCCATATCTATTATTGGAAGGACACTTTCAGCTTTTGATGAAGATAATTTGATTCCCTGCTTTGGATTTGGTGATG CATCAACTCATGATCAGGAGGTATTCAGCTTTTACCCAGAGAACCGTCCATGCAACGGTTTTGAAGAGGCGCTAGAAAGATACAGAGAAATTGTTCCAACTCTTCGATTAGCTG GGCCTACATCTTTTGCTCCGATAATTGAGACAGCAGTTGGAATTGTTGACAGCACTGGTGGTCAATACCATGTTCTTCTGATAATTGCTGATGGACAG GTAACCCGAAGTGTTGATACACAATATGGACAATTAAGTCCGCAGGAGCGAGATACAATTGACGCAATAGTAAAAGCAAG CCAGTTCCCTCTGTCAATTGTTCTTGTCGGGGTTGGTGATGGACCATGGGACATGATGCACCAGTTTGATGACAATATACCTGCTCGCTCATTTGACAATTTCCAG TTTGTGAATTTCACGGAGATTATGTCAAAGAGCATAGCTGCTGAGAGAAAGGAGGCAGAATTTGCATTGTCAGCACTGATGGAAATTCCTGAACAGTACAAAGCAACACTTGATCTTCAACTCTTAGG ACGCCGACACAGAATAACTCCAAGAGTTGCTCTGCCGCCACCAACAAGGAATGCTTATTCGCGGTCAACTAGCTTCAGTCAGCAATCTGGTGTTTATTCACGATCTAGTAGCTTTGACCAACAAACAAGTGGCTTTCAGCAACGTTCCGAGAGCTTGAAACAGCAGCAACCTGCCGCCACAAGGAGACCTGACACTTATGCAGCAGAAAGTGCTTTAGAGGACAGACTG CTGTGCCCCATTTGCATGTATAAATCGAAGGACCTTGCATTTGGCTGTGGACATCAG ACTTGCTATGAATGCGGGAAAATTTTGGAGCGCTGCCCTCTATGCCAGCAGAACATAACCACAAGGATCAGGCTATACTGA